From Podospora bellae-mahoneyi strain CBS 112042 chromosome 5, whole genome shotgun sequence:
ACCGCAGAGCCACCTCCCAGCTGACGAGAAAACCCAGATACCAAACGGTGTGGACATtgtcggcggggagggtCAGCCGTTGGATATCGAATATAGATTTAAGCTGTGAGAGCAAAGTGATCACCAGTTGCTGGTACGTGTCCCGATCGGAAGCGTCTGCGTATATCCTTTCCAGAGAGAAGCGTCCAAGCAGCTCCAAGACGATGTCATCTACATCACTCCGAAGGACCAATGCCCTCCAGACATTCGTTAGCCGCAGGAATAACGACGAGGGCATTGTACTAGCCATAGTCATGCTACACCGGGCTTTGGAGATAATATGCCGGGGACGGAGGGCAGGCAAGGCGAAGGGGATGGCGGTGCCTCTCACGAGGTGCGCGCGGGGGCTGCGGGGAGGGCACCGCCGCTTCGCACTTCTCAGATGCCTTCCCCAGCTGATTACCGATGATTAAGCCTCATCTTGTTTCGATTGGGCTGTTTTCGCTCTTCATCTGTATGTCAACATCTCCAAGAGGTGTTGGTCCTGAAGTGCACAATGAGTTGGAAGGACAGGGTAGATTCGGGACAGAAATTGAGAAATGATAGGCagttgggaaaggggggaggggtaggACGAGTCTGTACCCGGCTACCAAAACGAAGCTAAGGACTAGGTCTACGGctttggtgggagggggtggaataCCATCTGAGCAATGCCGTGGTCACCTCCATTGGCTTGGGGTTGGCTGGGCAGGGTGCAGAGGAACAAGAAGCACGAGGGGGTGAAGGTCTGTGGAATATAAGTGGCTGGGCTCGCAACCACATCTCAGGGTGGTGCACAAAGTGAACATATATGATGCGAGCCCGGAACAGTTGTCGGGAGAAGCTACCACTCGCCGTACTAATGAAGGGTTGCAAAAGGAGCCATGTGTGATGTTTGGTTCATCTGTGGCCATTGTGCGAGTCCCTCTGAGCCGGCTCCAAGACCTGCGGTTCAATATGGAGGAGCTTGGGATCTCAAGGGATCAGGTTGCCACAGCCGAATAGAGAGTTACACTAGGTGTGGAGACATGGGACAGTTGAGACTTGGCATGCAGATCAAAAGCACGCTAGCACTGGCAGGGGTAAGTTTCCTCTGGTGTGGATTGCTGCTTGCATCTACATTTCACCGTTGAAGGTACCGTGCCACTTCTGGTCACCCACATCTGAACCCACATGCCGGATAGCGACCTTGTTCAGCTTCTGAGTGGTTGCCATGGCCTACATCTCGACCGCCTGTCGTATCCCGTATTAGATGCCGCTGCTGTACCTCGACACCTCCTATACATGATACAGACCAATGGCCGTCATGTCTTAGCTGGCCATGCCTTTTACTGTGCAAGGAAGCACGAAGAACCATCGTCGGAGACGGCTACCAACCTGATGAAGTAAGAAAGGGCTATTATTGCCCCGATGTGTTCGCTGGCCACCCACGATACACTGCGGGCAAATATGAGCTGAACCCGGCAATTATAGAATGTTGCATGATTGCCGTGCTGGGTTTGTTTGCTCCTGCCCTGATTCGTTCGTGTTTTTAACCCCATGATTATAGTGCAGCACCCAACACGCTTTGCCATACTCCACACCACTTGGAATCCCAGTTTGCTGAAGGAGCAAATTTATAATAACCATTAGTATCCCATCAGTCACCAGCCCTGCCAGGTGTTGGAAACATGGTGGTATCCAGGACAAGCAACGATTTGATCACGTCCTGATTCCACTTACAAGAACGTTCGACAACTTACTCAGTCTAATAGACCAATTTGTTTTCAGGATGATTCCTGGCGAATCTGTGTCCTGGGCGGGTCAACCTGCCACGGACTACGAAAAGCAAGAGGCATTGAACCCTCAAATCTTCACACGGGGCCGTCAACTGGATGGCGAAGCCACTCTACATGGCTACGAGGACCCGAGCCCTCCCGAGGACACCACAAAAATTCGTGGAGAGAGCTTATGGTATGTTGGGAGGGAGAATTTATGTCCTTTTTCATGCCTGTTAATTGACACTTGAGGTTTCATAAGGCGAGTATTGGACGAGAGACATATAAACGTAAGATCCGCGGACATGGACGCGGCCGAGTATCGCCGCCATATCAACTAACTAGATGTTACGGATCTAGATGATCGCATTCTCTGGGTGGGTCATTGTCTGTGCTTCTTTGCACCCGAATACCGGACTAACCAAGGCTTCTGAGTGGTAGCACAATAGGCAATGGTATGTGCCCTATTTCTCAACAGAATAAGTGTTGAGGGCTTATTAATCGCTGGCATAGGACTTTTTTTAGGAAGTGGGAGATCACTTGCGAGCGCGGGTCCTGGCGGTGCAGTTATCTGTTACATCCTCATGGGAACAGGTAAGATGTTTGATTGTTACCAGCACTTCAACCCGATGGCATGAATCTAATTCATACACAACCATTTAGTCATTGCCTCAGTGATAAGCTGTCTCATCAGTTCAGAATTTCCATTTATTTTGTGTCATTTGTCCCGACCTACTGACCGTGACGTCCCAAAGGGTGAAATGACTGCGTTGATGCCGGTCAACGCCCCTGTCATGGAATTTCCCCGCCGTTTCATGAGTCGTGGTGTAGGATTTGCTGTTGGGTGGGTTTATTGGTTGGTATTTCATGATTCACAGTGAATATGCCACTGTAAATGCTTGTCCCATACCCTGACAACTCCGTGTCCAAACAGGTTTGCATACGCTGTGCTGGCTGGTGAGCAGCTAGTGGCAGTATCGAATGCCATCAAATTCCGTTATGACGACGGAATAACTTCTCTCAACAGGGAGGTGGGTCAGAGGGTGGATAATGCCGTGTGGATATCCGTGTTTTTGATTCTGGTCATATTGTTCAATATGTTTCCAGTCCGAGTAAGTATGACCTGTCGGAAACTCTAGCAGACTCATGCTAAGGCTGCCATTCAAGGTGTTTTGGGGAATTGGAATACATTTTCGGCTGTTTCAAGCTCATGTTTATCATATTACTGATCATGGTGGGTGCAGCTTCTGGTGTCTTGGATTATCACTATTCCTTTGTCTCCGTGTTACTCATATTGGTGATGACTAGATGATGTTTTTTCTATCTATTGTTCAGCGTCAGTTTACACCTTCCGCTACCCCATTTGTTCCGGCCTGCCAGCTACTTACAGTACGTGGTCGAAGCTCGAGGGGAAGCCTACTATCATGAACCTCTTGGCACTCGATGTGAGTTCTGATACACCAACGGGACAGGGCATTGCTGACGACCCACACAGATTGGAATCATCCTTACTCGTTTTTCAACCTCGTTTACAACGCCAAGGACGAGAATCTGAAAGTCGAGCATTCTATTGAAGGGTCACTGGGAACTCTTCTAGGTGTCTGGTAAGCACGATACTCAGCTGTCGTGATTGGCCGTTGACGTGGCTAAGACTCCGCGCATAGGACAACATTCACGAGTGTCATGTTCTCTTATATCGGCATGGATATCGTCGCAGCTACAGCAGCAGAGAGCCGAGCATTGAGTGACGTGGAGAGCATGAAAATGGCCGCTCGCAAAATCAACCTTCGTGTCATTACGTTGTATTCGCTGGCCATGCTCACCGCATCGTTTGTTGTCCCCATGGACCACCCTTTCATCAATGGCCACAGTACCTCGGTCGGTGCACGCTCCATTTTCATTATGGCCGTCGTGGAGGCTGGCATGCCCAAAGTTGCCCACTTTTTCAACGCAGTCTTCGTCTTCTCAGCCTTCACTTGCGGTATTAACTCTATGTATATCGCGACGAGGGTTTTGCATACCCTGGCTCTTCGCGGTCAGACCGGCCCTGAGTTTATTACAAGACGTCTTCGCCAGTGTCGATCTGGGGTGCCAGTGAGAGCGGTTTTGATGACAGGTGCCATCGTGATGGTCGCTTACATGGGCCGTGAAGGCTCAGTTGGGGCAGTAAGTACTGCTGCCCTTCTGAGTGGACATCTGCTGATTCATAATGCCACAATTAGAGACTTGACGAGCTAGCCAACAACTGCACTGTATCCTGTAAGTCCCTCTTCCCTATCTCACCATGCAAGCTTTGAAACCCGAGTGAGACCGACTGGCTAATGAAACATGCACAGGTCTCGTGTAAGTGAAAGCTATATTTACCGGATTTCTTTCTAGATTCTGGGTCAGCCTTTTGAGAAAAACGCCAGGGTACTGATGAATGTGTCTAGTGTTTATGCCTCCATATGTGCAACCTATCTGTACTTTTTCCGGACGTGAGTCTTCCACAAGTTGAATTTCTGAGCCATTTGCAGCTCTGACATCTCACCTCTAGACTTGAAGATGCCAAAATATACGGCAATACGTCTGAGTCACAGGCAGCGAGCTATGATCGAGACAAGCCTCGGTATCCATACAAGTCCCACGGGCAATGGCTCAAAGCTGGCTATGGTTTAGTTGCTTGTGTCGTTCTTATCCTCTTCAACGGGGTGGGCGCCTTTATTGAGCCCTTCAGCATTCCCAAGTTCATTGCTGCTTATATTAGTGTAAGTGCTCGAGCTCAGGCGGATTGCCAACGCAGCGCATGATTCTCACCAGTCATAGCTTCCGGTGTTCATTTTACTCATCTTGTGTTATAATATCCGTAAACATGGGTTCCGGTTTAGGGTTTGGTGGACAGACAAGTCGGGCGACTTGAGCCAGACCGTGCAGGCTTCAAGCCATACGCGGAAGGGAAGGCTCGAGTTCTCTGCCAGTGGCATCACACGACGCAACTGGGCAGTCCTTGTTCATTGGGTCTGGGTATGGCTGAAGTAAAGTGGATATAGCTAAACAGCAACGCTGCACCTCTTAACTTTGTGGAGATGAAAGTACTGAAGTATTATGACGAAGCTATTGTGTATGGTTATATTACGGGGGCTTGGGAGAATCTGCCTCGTTGCTAGTTAGTTGCTTCTCATATCAAACTCATGCCCCGGCACACTCGTGCAAGAAAATTCAAGGTGGTTATCGAATTAAAGGCCCGACAAAATAATCAAGAAGAGCTTAGGGGTCA
This genomic window contains:
- a CDS encoding hypothetical protein (COG:E; EggNog:ENOG503NXVB), whose protein sequence is MFIILLIMMMFFLSIVQPRGEAYYHEPLGTRYWNHPYSFFNLVYNAKDENLKVEHSIEGSLGTLLGVWTTFTSVMFSYIGMDIVAATAAESRALSDVESMKMAARKINLRVITLYSLAMLTASFVVPMDHPFINGHSTSVGARSIFIMAVVEAGMPKVAHFFNAVFVFSAFTCGINSMYIATRVLHTLALRGQTGPEFITRRLRQCRSGVPVRAVLMTGAIVMVAYMGREGSVGAAASYDRDKPRYPYKSHGQWLKAGYGLVACVVLILFNGVGAFIEPFSIPKFIAAYISLPVFILLILCYNIRKHGFRFRVWWTDKSGDLSQTVQASSHTRKGRLEFSASGITRRNWAVLVHWVWVWLK